One genomic segment of Acidobacteriota bacterium includes these proteins:
- a CDS encoding SDR family oxidoreductase — MNNTNKVALVTGAARGIGLAIAQKLLAENYRVALLDIDAETLAQTAEAWRGHAGVLPVVGDVSDPAQVQESVAKIAAHFGRIDALVNNAGVAVFKPILETTFDDWTRILATNLSGPFLMTQACAPVMLGHGGGAVVNIASISGVRASTLRVAYGTSKAALIHLTKQQAVELGDAGIRVNCIAPGPVETAMAQQVHSADIRTSYRDAIPLARYGTVHEIADAVVFLCSEAASFINGQTLAVDGGFDAAGVGLPSLRGQG, encoded by the coding sequence ATGAACAACACCAACAAAGTCGCCCTCGTCACTGGAGCCGCCCGCGGCATCGGTCTCGCCATCGCCCAAAAGCTCCTCGCAGAAAACTACCGCGTCGCCCTGCTCGACATTGACGCCGAGACGCTGGCGCAAACGGCGGAGGCGTGGCGCGGGCACGCGGGCGTCTTGCCGGTGGTGGGCGATGTGTCCGATCCGGCGCAGGTGCAAGAGAGCGTCGCCAAAATCGCGGCGCACTTTGGGCGGATTGACGCGTTGGTGAATAACGCGGGCGTAGCCGTTTTCAAACCGATTCTCGAAACGACGTTTGACGATTGGACGCGCATTCTGGCGACAAATCTGTCGGGGCCGTTTTTGATGACGCAGGCGTGCGCGCCGGTCATGCTTGGCCACGGCGGTGGGGCGGTGGTGAATATCGCTTCGATTTCGGGTGTACGGGCGAGCACGTTGCGGGTGGCGTATGGGACAAGCAAGGCGGCGCTGATTCATCTGACGAAACAGCAGGCGGTCGAACTAGGCGACGCCGGGATTCGCGTCAATTGCATCGCGCCTGGGCCGGTCGAGACGGCGATGGCGCAGCAGGTACACTCGGCGGATATTCGCACAAGTTACCGCGATGCGATTCCGTTGGCGCGTTACGGCACGGTGCATGAGATTGCCGATGCCGTGGTGTTTTTGTGCAGCGAGGCGGCCAGTTTTATCAACGGGCAGACGCTGGCGGTGGATGGCGGATTTGACGCGGCGGGTGTCGGCTTGCCCAGCTTGCGCGGTCAGGGGTGA
- a CDS encoding PaaI family thioesterase: MLQMTAAELEAFLAAQFPQMKTLPYRIERVEDRTLVVRLHYHEKQLRPGGTISGPALMTLADTAMYLLVLAHIGPVALAVTTNLNINFLRKPQPGDVVAQANLLKLGARLAVGDVTMFSEGDDEPVAHATVTYSIPPQR; this comes from the coding sequence ATGCTGCAAATGACCGCCGCCGAACTTGAAGCCTTCCTCGCCGCACAGTTCCCGCAAATGAAAACACTGCCCTATCGCATTGAACGGGTCGAAGACCGCACGCTGGTTGTGCGGTTGCATTATCACGAAAAGCAATTGCGGCCCGGCGGGACGATTTCAGGTCCGGCGTTAATGACCCTGGCGGATACGGCGATGTATTTGCTGGTGTTGGCGCACATTGGACCGGTGGCCTTGGCGGTGACGACCAATCTGAATATCAATTTCTTGCGCAAACCGCAGCCGGGCGATGTCGTGGCGCAGGCCAACTTGCTCAAGCTTGGGGCGCGGCTGGCTGTCGGAGACGTAACGATGTTTTCTGAGGGAGATGACGAGCCCGTTGCGCACGCGACCGTGACCTATTCAATCCCGCCGCAACGGTAG
- a CDS encoding PD40 domain-containing protein, with protein sequence MFQFELFLRRLAPGSRELQLTSDTGENLQPAWSPAGKQIVYHARQRGGLWVISTPAALTRQLTEFGSRPAWSPRGDQIVYEFAEMTNNIWLMELK encoded by the coding sequence TTGTTTCAGTTCGAACTCTTTTTGCGGCGACTTGCGCCCGGCAGCCGGGAGTTGCAACTCACCAGCGACACTGGTGAAAACCTGCAACCCGCCTGGTCGCCCGCTGGCAAGCAGATCGTCTATCATGCGCGTCAACGCGGCGGGCTTTGGGTAATCTCAACGCCCGCCGCGTTAACGCGGCAACTGACCGAATTCGGCTCGCGTCCGGCGTGGTCGCCGCGCGGCGATCAGATTGTCTATGAATTTGCGGAAATGACCAACAATATCTGGCTGATGGAACTGAAATAG
- a CDS encoding Dabb family protein, whose product MNTTIRRTLLASALLAVFALGVSLGQNKFGQPKTILHVVTVKWKADSTPAQQQAALDGVKTMAAKIPGITNVWVKKIKVQPYADGGTVFAMEFKDQAAFDAYAKHPAHDDWMKIYEPVREESRTHDVTN is encoded by the coding sequence GTGAATACCACGATTCGTCGTACTTTGTTGGCCAGCGCCTTGCTCGCTGTTTTCGCGCTCGGCGTCAGCCTGGGCCAGAACAAATTCGGCCAGCCGAAAACCATCCTGCACGTCGTCACCGTCAAGTGGAAAGCTGATTCCACCCCGGCCCAACAGCAGGCCGCGCTTGACGGCGTCAAAACGATGGCGGCGAAAATTCCGGGCATTACCAACGTCTGGGTCAAGAAGATCAAAGTCCAGCCGTATGCCGATGGCGGCACCGTCTTTGCGATGGAATTCAAAGATCAAGCGGCGTTCGACGCTTATGCCAAACATCCGGCGCACGACGACTGGATGAAGATTTACGAGCCTGTCCGCGAAGAGAGCCGCACGCACGACGTGACCAACTAA
- a CDS encoding deoxyhypusine synthase encodes MNKSKFLQGKRIAPTPITKDTTLVELLENTFQAYNAARLREGAQLFAERMLGDNVTIGMTLTGALTPAGLGISTIIPLLEAGFVDWIISTGANLYHDTHFGLGLAMHRGNHTISDIVLRDEGVVRIYDIFFDYEVLLSTDAFFREIIRAEEFQREMSTAEFHYLCGKYVAERERVLGLTNQSVLSAAYHYGVPVYTSSPGDSSIGMNVAAMELQGGKLRLNPSADVNETAALVLAAKRGFAGEGGQSGIFICGGGSPKNFALQTEPQIQEVLGIEEKGHDYFLQITDARPDTGGLSGATPSEAVSWGKIDPDQLPGTVVCYVDSTVALPLITAYALAKREPRPLKRLYDRRAEMMGLLKSEYAKSERR; translated from the coding sequence ATGAATAAAAGCAAGTTTTTACAGGGCAAGCGCATCGCGCCCACGCCCATCACCAAAGACACCACCCTCGTTGAATTGCTCGAAAATACTTTCCAGGCTTACAACGCCGCCCGTTTGCGCGAAGGCGCGCAGCTTTTTGCCGAACGCATGCTCGGCGACAACGTCACCATCGGCATGACGCTGACCGGCGCGCTCACACCCGCCGGGTTGGGCATCTCCACCATCATTCCGTTGCTCGAAGCCGGGTTCGTGGATTGGATCATTTCCACCGGCGCGAATCTGTACCACGACACACACTTCGGTTTGGGATTAGCGATGCATCGCGGCAACCACACGATCAGCGACATCGTGTTGCGCGATGAAGGCGTCGTGCGCATCTACGACATCTTTTTCGATTACGAAGTCCTGCTTTCGACCGACGCCTTCTTCCGCGAAATCATCCGCGCCGAAGAGTTCCAGCGCGAGATGTCCACGGCAGAGTTTCATTATCTCTGCGGCAAATACGTCGCCGAACGCGAGCGCGTGCTAGGCCTCACGAATCAATCGGTGCTCTCGGCGGCCTATCATTACGGCGTGCCGGTTTACACCTCTTCGCCCGGCGACAGTTCGATTGGGATGAATGTGGCGGCCATGGAATTGCAAGGCGGCAAGCTGCGGCTGAATCCTTCGGCGGATGTGAACGAGACGGCGGCGCTGGTGCTGGCGGCCAAGCGCGGCTTTGCAGGTGAAGGCGGCCAATCCGGCATTTTCATCTGTGGCGGCGGCAGCCCGAAAAACTTTGCCCTGCAAACCGAACCGCAGATTCAGGAAGTGCTCGGCATCGAAGAGAAAGGCCACGATTACTTTTTGCAGATCACCGACGCCCGCCCCGATACCGGCGGCCTGAGCGGCGCGACACCCAGCGAAGCCGTCAGTTGGGGCAAAATTGATCCCGACCAATTGCCCGGCACCGTGGTGTGTTATGTGGATTCAACCGTCGCGCTGCCATTGATTACGGCGTATGCGCTCGCCAAACGTGAGCCGCGTCCGTTGAAACGACTGTACGACCGCCGCGCAGAGATGATGGGCTTGCTGAAAAGCGAATACGCAAAATCAGAACGTCGTTAA
- a CDS encoding MFS transporter, with the protein MSTPAPATEPVTAPAATAPPAQQPGKLGKVFRAFAYRDFRLLWFGAFTSSAGTWLQEAALSWVLLTLTNKTRYLGLNGFLSTAPILLFTLIGGVIADRVDRRRILLASQWVQLTCAFSLAALAFFKAPTMFLVWSALSLSFMAGCAQAFGGPAYQSLIPMLVAKEDLPNAISLNSIQFQLARVVGPMVGALPFVWISDQLLAGSVSFGINGLSFLAVIASLLALNVKHIPRPPAGGMKSEMGEGLAFVWHQEGLRSLTLLAFSCTFFGMQMTAFFAAFAKNIFHTGANGNSIMISISGAGAVLGALVMAALGNLPNKGRRALIMQMGFGLTIIIFSLAPSVWLAYVAIFVCGIFMMCVFASIASLVQLLVSDQMRGRVMSIYMVAFRGGMPLGALVTGYLAERIYLPRIMLVQGILVFLLAAAFMLSNSEVKEH; encoded by the coding sequence ATGTCAACACCCGCTCCCGCTACTGAACCAGTGACTGCTCCGGCGGCGACTGCGCCCCCCGCGCAGCAACCCGGCAAGCTGGGCAAGGTCTTTCGCGCCTTTGCCTACCGCGATTTTCGCTTGCTGTGGTTCGGCGCGTTCACGTCCAGCGCGGGCACCTGGTTGCAAGAAGCGGCGTTGAGTTGGGTGCTGTTGACGCTCACCAACAAAACACGCTATTTGGGTTTGAATGGATTTTTGAGCACCGCGCCGATTTTGCTGTTTACGCTGATTGGCGGCGTGATTGCCGATCGCGTAGACCGGCGGCGCATCTTGCTGGCTTCGCAATGGGTGCAATTGACCTGCGCGTTTTCGCTGGCCGCACTGGCCTTTTTCAAAGCGCCCACGATGTTTTTGGTGTGGAGTGCGCTGTCGCTTTCGTTCATGGCCGGTTGCGCACAGGCGTTTGGCGGCCCCGCCTATCAGTCGCTGATTCCGATGCTGGTCGCCAAAGAAGACCTGCCGAACGCCATCTCGCTCAATTCGATTCAGTTCCAACTGGCGCGCGTCGTCGGCCCGATGGTGGGCGCGTTACCCTTCGTTTGGATCAGCGATCAATTGCTGGCTGGGTCGGTCAGCTTCGGCATCAATGGCTTGTCGTTTCTGGCGGTGATTGCGTCGCTGCTGGCGTTGAACGTCAAACACATCCCACGCCCCCCGGCGGGCGGGATGAAGAGCGAGATGGGCGAGGGCCTTGCGTTTGTCTGGCATCAGGAAGGGTTGCGTTCGCTGACGCTGCTGGCGTTTTCCTGCACGTTTTTCGGGATGCAGATGACGGCGTTTTTCGCGGCCTTTGCCAAGAATATCTTTCACACGGGCGCCAACGGCAATTCGATCATGATTTCGATTTCGGGCGCGGGCGCGGTGCTGGGCGCGCTGGTGATGGCGGCGCTCGGCAATTTGCCGAACAAGGGCCGCCGCGCGCTGATCATGCAAATGGGCTTTGGCCTGACGATCATTATCTTTTCGCTGGCGCCCTCGGTCTGGCTGGCTTACGTGGCGATTTTTGTCTGCGGCATTTTTATGATGTGCGTCTTCGCTTCGATTGCCTCACTGGTGCAATTGCTGGTCAGCGATCAGATGCGTGGACGTGTGATGAGCATTTACATGGTCGCTTTTCGCGGTGGCATGCCGCTGGGCGCGCTGGTGACGGGCTATCTGGCCGAACGCATTTATCTGCCGCGCATTATGCTAGTGCAGGGGATTCTGGTGTTTTTGCTGGCCGCCGCTTTCATGCTTTCCAACTCTGAGGTGAAAGAGCACTGA